A genomic window from Balaenoptera acutorostrata chromosome 20, mBalAcu1.1, whole genome shotgun sequence includes:
- the TK1 gene encoding thymidine kinase, cytosolic produces MKKHGAGTGASLQGGGGGGSSICDLPEGTMSCINLPTVLPGSPSKTRGQIQVILGPMFSGKSTELMRRVRRFQIAQYKCLVIKYAKDTRYSSNFSTHDRNTMEALPACVLRDVAQEALGVAVIGIDEGQFFPDIVEFSETMANAGKTVIVAALDGTFQRKAFGTILNLVPLAESVVKLTAVCMECFREAAYTKRLGVEKEVEVIGGADKYHSVCRLCYFKKASVQPAGLDSKENKENYPVLGKPGEAPGARKLFAPHQILQCSPAN; encoded by the exons ATGAAGAAGCACGGCGCGGGAACCGGCGCGAGCCTgcagggcggcggcggcggaggttCCTCGATTTGTGATCTCCCTGAAGGCACCATGAGCTGCATCAACCTGCCCACCGTGCTGCCCGGCTCCCCCAGCAAGACCCGGGGGCAGATCCAG GTGATTCTCGGACCCATGTTCTCAGGAAAAAG TACTGAGCTGATGAGACGCGTCCGTCGCTTCCAGATTGCCCAGTACAAGTGCCTGGTGATCAAATATGCCAAAGACACGCGTTACAGCAGCAACTTCTCCACGCATGACCG GAACACCATGGAGGCCCTGCCAGCCTGTGTGCTCCGGGACGTGGCCCAGGAGGCCCTGGGCGTGGCTGTTATAGGCATCGACGAAGGGCAGTTT TTCCCCGACATCGTGGAGTTCAGCGAGACCATGGCCAATGCCGGGAAGACCGTCATTGTGGCTGCACTGGATGGGACCTTCCAGAGGAAG GCGTTCGGGACCATCCTGAACCTGGTGCCCCTGGCCGAGAGTGTGGTGAAGCTGACGGCGGTGTGCATGGAGTGCTTCCGAGAGGCCGCCTACACCAAGAGGCTGGGCGTGGAGAAAGAG GTCGAGGTGATCGGAGGAGCAGACAAGTACCACTCCGTGTGCCGCCTCTGCTACTTCAAGAAGGCTTCGGTTCAGCCTGCCGGGCTGGacagcaaagagaacaaagagaacTACCCGGTGCTGGGAAAGCCCGGGGAGGCCCCGGGAGCCAGGAAGCTATTTGCTCCTCACCAGATCCTGCAGTGCAGCCCGGCCAACTGA
- the SYNGR2 gene encoding synaptogyrin-2, with protein MESGAYGAAKAGGSFDLRRFLTQPQVVVRAVCLVFALIVFSCIFGEGYSNTHISKQQYCVFNRNEDACRFGSAIGVLAFLASAFFLVVDVYFPQISNATDRKYLVISDLLFSALWTFLWFVGFCFLANQWAATKPEYVLVGADSARAAITFSFFSVFSWGVLASLAYQRYKAGVDDFIQNYVDPTLDPSTAYASYPGAPADSYQQPPFTQSAETTEGYQPPPVY; from the exons ATGGAGAGCGGGGCCTACGGCGCGGCCAAGGCGGGCGGCTCCTTCGACCTGCGGCGCTTCCTGACGCAGCCGCAGGTGGTGGTGCGCGCCGTGTGTTTG GTCTTCGCCTTGATCGTGTTCTCATGCATCTTCGGTGAGGGCTACAGCAACACCCACATCTCCAAACAGCAGTACTGCGTGTTCAACCGCAACGAGGACGCGTGCCGGTTCGGCAGCGCCATCGGGGTGCTGGCCTTCCTGGCCTCGGCCTTCTTCCTCGTGGTTGACGTCTATTTCCCCCAGATCAGCAACGCCACTGACCGCAAGTACCTGGTCATCAGCGACCTGCTCTTCTCAG CTCTCTGGACCTTCCTGTGGTTTGTTGGCTTCTGCTTCCTTGCCAATCAATGGGCAGCCACCAAGCCGGAATATGTGCTGGTGGGAGCCGACTCAGCCCGGGCGGCCATCACCTTCagcttcttttctgtcttctcctgG GGCGTGCTGGCCTCCTTGGCCTACCAGCGCTACAAGGCCGGAGTGGACGACTTCATCCAGAACTACGTGGACCCCACTCTGGACCCCAGCACGGCCTATGCCTCCTACCCAGGCGCGCCTGCGGACAGCTACCAGCAGCCGCCCTTCACCCAGAGCGCCGAGACCACAGAGGGCTACCAGCCGCCCCCCGTGTACTGA
- the C20H17orf99 gene encoding protein IL-40, translating to MQQTRNPGQPANFSFPLNQTADWFRCQAENDVSVQHTPFTLVPPGELPQGPTFVLAGCLISIIAIFSWRLSWTKQISFRRKQQTEKKQEPIRTN from the exons ATGCAGCAGACTCGGAACCCTGGGCAGCCAGCCAACTTCTCCTTCCCACTGAACCAGACGGCGGACTGGTTCCGGTGCCAGGCTGAAAACGACGTCAGCGTCCAGCACACTCCCTTCACACTGGTGCCCCCAG GAGAGCTGCCCCAGGGACCCACCTTCGTGCTGGCTGGCTGCCTTATCTCCATCATAGCCATCTTTTCTTGGAGACTGAGCTGGACCAAGCAGATCAG TTTCAGGAGGAagcagcaaacagaaaaaaaacaagaaccaaTTAGAACCAACTAG